In Symmachiella dynata, the following are encoded in one genomic region:
- a CDS encoding glycosyltransferase family 2 protein: MNESSESPYSQPWYDTLLKQFGEGVCRQLGVYAIPEDFLLSVVIPIYNERNTLMTLVDCVRAVPIRKELILVDDGSTDGTIELLKSLESQANDDDSNRLQIKYHEVNRGKGAALRTGFESATGDVIVVQDADLEYDPSEFPRLLQPILTGKADVVYGSRFLGDYAHRVLYYWHYMGNQVLTTLSNCFTNLNLTDMETCYKLFRREVLQEILPTLKQDRFGFEPEITAKIARRDLRIYELSISYNGRPYAEGKKIGWRDGVKALWCIVRYAWKD; the protein is encoded by the coding sequence ATGAACGAATCGAGCGAGTCCCCCTATTCTCAACCTTGGTACGACACACTCCTCAAGCAATTTGGCGAGGGTGTTTGCCGACAGTTGGGGGTCTATGCGATTCCCGAAGATTTCCTGCTCTCGGTTGTGATTCCGATCTACAACGAGCGGAATACACTGATGACCCTCGTCGATTGCGTCCGCGCGGTTCCGATTCGCAAAGAATTGATTCTGGTCGATGACGGCAGCACCGATGGGACGATCGAACTGCTCAAGTCCTTGGAATCACAAGCCAACGACGACGATTCCAATCGATTGCAGATCAAGTATCACGAAGTCAATCGCGGCAAGGGAGCAGCGCTGCGAACAGGGTTTGAGTCGGCGACCGGCGACGTCATCGTCGTTCAAGACGCAGATCTGGAATACGATCCTTCCGAGTTTCCCCGCTTGTTGCAACCGATCCTGACCGGCAAAGCCGACGTGGTCTATGGTTCACGGTTTTTGGGCGACTACGCGCACCGGGTGCTGTATTATTGGCACTACATGGGCAACCAAGTGCTGACCACCTTGTCGAACTGTTTCACCAACTTGAACCTCACCGACATGGAAACCTGCTACAAGCTGTTTCGCCGGGAAGTGCTGCAGGAGATTTTGCCCACGTTGAAACAGGATCGCTTTGGATTCGAACCGGAGATTACCGCCAAGATCGCGCGGCGCGATTTGAGAATCTACGAGCTCTCCATCAGCTACAATGGTCGCCCCTATGCCGAAGGCAAAAAGATCGGCTGGCGCGACGGCGTCAAAGCGCTGTGGTGCATCGTACGCTACGCCTGGAAAGACTAA
- the ftsH gene encoding ATP-dependent zinc metalloprotease FtsH — protein sequence MNTPTDSPPPQNPNPGPSQPGNGPPSAKRPIRPAPISRGMLMFILVSVVLLLYWLQYRDESLANVRYDFFREQLAANNIESVLIEEEMIYGTWKKPPERKLEDSATTPPPKADADSEKSKPALFPKKFNVVRPPAEDKDLLADLDAKNVEVTGAKTPWGIQFLLMVLFPILLMLGILWFIMRRTSDPMGQGGMLGGFIKSPAKRFMPAEQQTTFDDVAAMENAKSELQEVVEYLKNPTKFQKLGAEIPKGILLMGAPGTGKTLLARATAGEAGVPFFSINGSEFIQMFVGVGASRVRDMFRTAKESAPCLIFIDEIDAVGRARGTGVGGGHDEREQTLNQILGEMDGFTPSEAVIVLAATNRPDVLDPALLRPGRFDRHITIDRPSKAGRLGVLKVHTRKVPMADNVDLDSIAGGTIGFSGADLKNLVNEAALHATREGKDRVENEDFEYAHDKVLLGPRREEVFNEHEREMTAYHEAGHALLAWLLPDVDELHKVTIIPRGRSLGVTQLVPDEERYNVGEKRLHAQLAFMLGGRAAEKLVFDEYSAGAEDDLKKATDLARRMVGYWGMSEAIGPISLRHAEHQPFLGKEIAEHQREYSDETARILDQEVQKILFGAAKRATQMLTENREDLDKLSQGLLEKEALAADDISEIIGAAVSRTRGGSEK from the coding sequence TTGAATACCCCCACGGACTCGCCCCCCCCTCAGAACCCAAATCCCGGTCCCTCGCAACCGGGGAACGGTCCCCCCAGCGCCAAGCGGCCGATCCGCCCCGCTCCCATCTCGCGGGGAATGTTGATGTTCATCCTCGTCAGCGTGGTGTTGCTCCTCTATTGGCTGCAGTATCGTGACGAATCACTAGCGAACGTGCGGTATGACTTTTTCCGTGAACAGCTCGCCGCGAATAATATCGAGTCGGTGCTGATCGAAGAGGAGATGATTTACGGCACCTGGAAAAAACCTCCCGAGCGGAAACTGGAAGACAGCGCGACGACCCCACCGCCCAAAGCCGATGCGGACTCAGAGAAATCTAAACCAGCGCTATTCCCCAAGAAATTCAATGTCGTTCGACCGCCGGCCGAGGACAAGGATTTACTCGCGGACCTGGATGCGAAAAATGTCGAAGTCACCGGTGCCAAAACACCGTGGGGCATACAATTTCTGTTGATGGTTCTCTTTCCCATACTGTTGATGTTGGGAATTTTGTGGTTCATTATGCGCCGCACCTCTGACCCGATGGGGCAGGGCGGGATGCTGGGCGGGTTTATTAAAAGCCCCGCCAAGCGCTTCATGCCGGCTGAGCAACAAACCACCTTCGACGATGTCGCCGCGATGGAAAATGCCAAGTCCGAGCTGCAGGAAGTGGTTGAGTATTTGAAAAACCCCACCAAGTTTCAAAAACTCGGAGCGGAAATCCCCAAAGGGATTTTGCTGATGGGAGCACCGGGAACCGGAAAAACCTTGTTGGCCCGCGCCACCGCTGGTGAAGCAGGTGTGCCGTTTTTCTCGATCAACGGTTCGGAATTCATCCAGATGTTTGTCGGCGTGGGTGCTAGTCGCGTACGCGATATGTTTCGCACCGCCAAGGAGAGCGCGCCCTGTTTGATCTTTATTGATGAAATCGATGCTGTGGGCCGCGCGCGGGGAACCGGCGTGGGCGGGGGACATGATGAACGGGAGCAGACGCTCAATCAAATTCTGGGTGAGATGGACGGATTCACGCCGAGTGAAGCGGTGATTGTCTTAGCGGCCACCAACCGCCCCGATGTGCTGGATCCGGCGTTGTTGCGTCCGGGACGTTTTGATCGACACATCACAATCGACCGTCCCAGCAAAGCGGGCCGATTAGGTGTGCTCAAAGTGCATACCCGCAAAGTCCCCATGGCGGACAATGTCGATTTAGATTCGATCGCCGGGGGGACGATTGGGTTTTCCGGAGCGGACCTCAAAAACCTCGTCAACGAAGCCGCTCTGCATGCCACCCGTGAAGGCAAAGACCGCGTTGAAAACGAGGACTTTGAATATGCCCACGACAAAGTGTTGCTCGGCCCGCGCCGTGAAGAAGTCTTTAACGAACACGAACGGGAAATGACCGCCTACCACGAAGCGGGTCACGCGCTGCTAGCGTGGTTGCTCCCCGACGTCGACGAATTGCACAAAGTCACCATCATCCCCCGTGGACGCTCGCTGGGCGTCACCCAATTGGTTCCGGATGAAGAACGCTACAATGTCGGCGAGAAACGGCTGCATGCGCAATTGGCCTTTATGTTGGGAGGCCGTGCTGCTGAAAAACTGGTGTTCGATGAATACAGTGCCGGCGCTGAAGACGACCTCAAAAAAGCAACCGATTTGGCACGACGGATGGTCGGCTATTGGGGGATGAGCGAAGCGATTGGTCCCATTTCGCTCAGGCACGCGGAGCATCAACCCTTTTTGGGCAAGGAGATCGCTGAGCACCAACGAGAATACAGTGACGAGACCGCTCGCATTCTCGACCAGGAAGTACAAAAAATCCTGTTTGGTGCTGCCAAACGCGCAACACAAATGCTCACCGAGAACCGTGAAGATCTGGACAAACTGTCGCAGGGACTCTTGGAAAAAGAGGCGCTCGCTGCTGATGATATTAGTGAAATCATCGGCGCGGCTGTTTCCCGCACCCGGGGGGGATCGGAGAAATAG
- a CDS encoding phosphatidylglycerophosphatase A, which produces MLLLGTGLGIGWIPVAPGTFGTLWGLPLVWGIQQFPLPIQCLVIIGLFIIGIPICGRSAKLMGTDDPGGVVFDEIAAMPIVFLVTPLTWPTAIFGFLWFRVFDILKPPPASRLEKMHGGLGIMADDSMAGIYAAVALWGTAKIWGLETLV; this is translated from the coding sequence GTGCTTCTACTCGGAACCGGACTGGGAATCGGTTGGATTCCTGTCGCGCCGGGGACATTCGGCACATTGTGGGGGCTGCCTTTGGTGTGGGGAATCCAGCAGTTTCCGTTACCAATTCAGTGCTTGGTGATCATTGGACTCTTTATAATCGGGATCCCGATCTGCGGGCGTTCGGCGAAATTAATGGGGACCGACGACCCTGGGGGCGTGGTTTTTGACGAAATCGCTGCCATGCCGATCGTGTTTCTGGTGACTCCTCTGACTTGGCCGACTGCCATCTTTGGTTTTTTGTGGTTTCGAGTCTTTGATATCTTAAAACCACCTCCAGCATCTCGGTTGGAGAAAATGCACGGCGGACTGGGGATTATGGCGGACGACAGCATGGCCGGGATTTATGCAGCCGTTGCCCTATGGGGCACAGCGAAAATCTGGGGCCTCGAGACGCTGGTTTGA
- a CDS encoding DUF2459 domain-containing protein, protein MRLSLFSYGVCFLLFCGGCATPIEELFPVRGQSPSRNVYVVSHGWHTGLVVLREDVPPDVWPEISDFPHARYLEIGWGDEGFYRAEKITAPLCLKAALLPTPSVMHVVGFDQPLEEYFPTSSIIQVELTEAGFDELCQHISDAHARDDWGQAESLGRGIYGNSQFYRANGSYYFPKTCNVWTARGLRRAGCPIVPSIAVSAGNVISQTRDFGHVIRDAK, encoded by the coding sequence ATGCGTCTCTCTTTGTTCAGCTATGGTGTCTGCTTCCTTTTATTCTGCGGGGGGTGTGCGACCCCGATTGAAGAATTATTTCCCGTTCGTGGGCAATCGCCATCACGCAACGTTTATGTGGTGAGTCACGGCTGGCACACCGGGTTGGTCGTGTTGCGCGAAGATGTTCCCCCGGACGTCTGGCCCGAAATTTCCGACTTTCCCCATGCGCGATATCTTGAAATCGGTTGGGGAGACGAGGGATTCTATCGGGCTGAGAAAATCACTGCCCCGCTCTGCTTAAAGGCGGCGTTACTGCCGACGCCGAGCGTGATGCATGTTGTCGGATTCGATCAGCCGTTGGAGGAATACTTTCCCACCAGCTCGATTATCCAGGTGGAATTAACTGAAGCAGGGTTTGACGAACTCTGCCAACACATTTCCGACGCGCACGCCCGAGACGATTGGGGGCAAGCGGAATCGTTAGGACGTGGGATTTACGGAAATAGCCAATTTTACAGGGCGAACGGTTCGTATTATTTTCCGAAAACGTGCAATGTCTGGACGGCGCGTGGCCTGCGCAGGGCCGGTTGCCCGATCGTTCCGAGTATCGCCGTCAGTGCGGGGAATGTGATTTCACAAACACGCGATTTCGGACACGTGATCCGCGATGCGAAATAG
- a CDS encoding PVC-type heme-binding CxxCH protein, producing the protein MLLFTRCFLTCVVAAYTANLFAEEDPGKTPATPDLQAELPRIAAKSPQEALTTFQLQPGFRIELVAAEPLVRDPVSISFDENGRAFVTELPRYNRYDFQGNGTVKILEDTNGDGTFDTAKVFLDDVKYPTAVFAYDGGAFVADPPLVLYCKDTDGDGRADVRQTVMTGFNLDHAGEAGLNSFRWGMDNRIHLSLSLAGGQVVSTAVENAEPVEVRGRGMVFDPRSKTFELTTGDGQHGMTLDDWGRKFVCSNSNPMQTLMYDGRYIARNPYLAPPPPAVTIAPDGKYTKLFRTSSIEPWRNVRTRLRSQGVVKGSDEGGKAGGFFTAATGITAYRGDAWPEDYRGNLLVGEVSNNLIYRATVEPNGVGVVGRRADADAEFLSSTDNWFRPVQLANAPDGSLYVLDMYRELIEGAAFIPPMILKHLDVNSGADRGRIYRIVPDHFKQPPLPKLGQATTAELVSLLESPNGWSRDTASRLIYERQDLSAKPLLRKLATESESALARAYALHSLNGLKGLTAEDVLQGLADQDPHVRIESLRLAEQFAADSPQICEALYQTTSDTDRQVRYQAAFSMGACNGPRRDAVLAALILKDGEDAWFRLAVQASLGQGAAGVAAELLRNQPFRESRHGVAFLGKLAEQVGTQNRDSDVATFLTSVQSLPAEETQLAQSLIGGLLGKANAKTKQQLTGTGNAKIAGLLEQLIQQAQKTAADEQAAPAQRSEAIRTLGLSNFADVAELFSELLQLRQPPAIQSAALETLVRFDDTTVAELILEAWPQLSPSVRARAIETLSARPAWITALFDAVDDDLVRPADVGAARIQLLKTHKNMAIRQRAEQLFAAQALGKRDDVVKAYQSALSLPGDIESGRQLFRKNCTSCHQLEKVGTALGADLKAIKDRGSAAILLNILDPNREVKPQFVGYVLITNDGRSITGLITNETANSVTLKRADGTGDTVLRVDIDELSSTGISFMPEGLEKQLNPQQMADLLAYLNAVE; encoded by the coding sequence ATGTTGCTTTTTACTCGCTGTTTTTTGACATGTGTCGTCGCTGCTTACACTGCGAATTTGTTTGCCGAGGAAGATCCAGGGAAAACGCCAGCTACTCCAGATCTTCAAGCAGAACTCCCCCGCATTGCCGCAAAAAGTCCGCAGGAAGCGCTCACCACCTTCCAATTGCAACCTGGTTTTCGCATCGAATTGGTGGCTGCTGAACCGCTGGTCCGTGATCCGGTTTCGATCTCCTTTGACGAAAACGGTCGTGCGTTTGTGACCGAACTTCCGCGCTACAACCGTTATGATTTCCAAGGGAATGGCACGGTCAAAATTCTGGAAGACACCAACGGCGACGGGACATTCGACACGGCCAAAGTTTTTCTGGATGATGTAAAATACCCGACGGCGGTTTTTGCCTATGACGGCGGAGCTTTTGTCGCTGATCCGCCGCTGGTCTTGTATTGCAAAGACACCGACGGCGATGGACGCGCCGACGTGCGACAAACAGTGATGACCGGTTTCAACTTAGATCATGCTGGCGAGGCGGGGCTCAATTCGTTTCGTTGGGGCATGGACAATCGCATCCACCTCTCGCTGTCGTTGGCCGGCGGACAGGTCGTCTCGACAGCTGTGGAAAACGCTGAACCGGTCGAGGTCCGTGGGCGAGGGATGGTTTTTGATCCGCGCAGCAAGACATTTGAGCTCACTACAGGCGATGGCCAACACGGCATGACCTTGGACGACTGGGGCCGCAAATTCGTCTGCTCCAACAGCAATCCGATGCAGACGTTGATGTACGATGGCCGCTACATTGCTCGTAACCCGTACCTCGCGCCTCCGCCACCGGCGGTCACGATCGCGCCCGATGGAAAGTACACGAAATTATTCCGCACCAGCAGTATCGAACCGTGGCGCAACGTGCGTACACGACTTCGCTCCCAAGGAGTTGTCAAAGGGAGCGACGAAGGAGGGAAGGCGGGCGGATTTTTCACTGCTGCCACCGGGATCACCGCTTATCGTGGCGATGCCTGGCCAGAGGACTACCGCGGCAATCTGTTGGTGGGGGAAGTCTCGAACAATCTGATCTACCGCGCAACTGTTGAACCCAACGGGGTCGGCGTGGTGGGACGCCGCGCGGACGCCGATGCGGAGTTTTTGTCCTCCACCGACAACTGGTTTCGCCCGGTCCAACTGGCGAATGCTCCCGATGGATCGTTGTACGTGTTGGACATGTACCGCGAGCTGATCGAAGGGGCGGCGTTTATTCCGCCCATGATTTTGAAACATCTCGATGTGAACAGCGGCGCGGACCGCGGCCGGATTTACCGCATTGTCCCAGATCATTTCAAGCAGCCGCCGTTACCCAAACTGGGACAAGCCACCACAGCCGAGTTAGTCTCACTATTGGAAAGCCCAAACGGCTGGAGTCGTGACACGGCCTCACGACTGATCTATGAACGGCAAGATCTGTCGGCCAAACCGCTGCTCAGAAAATTGGCTACGGAATCAGAATCGGCATTGGCACGAGCGTACGCACTGCATTCGCTCAACGGATTAAAAGGATTGACCGCTGAGGATGTCTTGCAGGGCCTTGCCGATCAAGATCCACACGTGAGAATCGAAAGCCTGCGACTCGCGGAACAATTCGCCGCTGATTCACCGCAAATCTGTGAAGCGTTGTACCAAACGACCAGCGACACCGACCGGCAGGTCCGGTACCAGGCCGCATTTTCCATGGGGGCCTGCAACGGACCGCGACGGGATGCCGTCTTGGCTGCTTTGATCCTCAAGGATGGTGAAGATGCCTGGTTTCGACTTGCGGTGCAGGCCTCACTGGGACAGGGCGCAGCCGGCGTCGCTGCAGAATTACTGCGCAATCAGCCGTTTCGTGAAAGCCGTCACGGTGTCGCATTTCTAGGCAAATTAGCAGAACAAGTCGGCACGCAAAATCGTGACAGCGACGTCGCCACATTTCTTACCAGCGTGCAGTCCCTCCCGGCTGAAGAGACACAGTTAGCACAATCACTGATCGGCGGCTTGCTTGGCAAAGCCAATGCCAAGACCAAACAACAACTCACCGGCACGGGCAATGCCAAGATCGCCGGCTTGTTAGAACAATTGATCCAACAAGCCCAAAAAACCGCAGCCGACGAACAGGCCGCCCCGGCTCAGCGCAGCGAAGCGATTCGTACGCTCGGACTAAGCAATTTCGCTGACGTCGCCGAGTTATTCAGCGAGTTACTGCAACTTCGCCAACCTCCGGCAATTCAATCGGCCGCACTAGAAACGTTGGTCCGCTTTGACGATACAACTGTCGCGGAGTTAATTCTCGAAGCTTGGCCGCAACTGAGTCCTTCCGTTCGTGCACGGGCCATCGAAACACTCAGTGCGCGACCAGCGTGGATTACCGCATTGTTTGATGCCGTGGACGACGATCTAGTGCGTCCCGCGGATGTCGGAGCAGCACGGATCCAATTGTTGAAAACACACAAGAACATGGCCATTCGCCAACGGGCAGAGCAGTTGTTCGCCGCACAGGCGCTCGGCAAACGGGATGATGTCGTCAAAGCCTATCAATCGGCCTTATCTCTGCCGGGAGACATTGAAAGCGGACGGCAGCTGTTCCGTAAAAATTGCACCTCGTGCCACCAGTTAGAAAAGGTGGGCACTGCTCTGGGCGCGGACTTAAAAGCGATCAAGGATCGAGGCAGCGCGGCGATCCTGCTGAATATCCTTGATCCTAATCGCGAAGTGAAACCGCAATTTGTCGGCTATGTGTTGATCACCAACGATGGGCGATCGATCACAGGCTTGATCACCAACGAAACGGCCAACAGCGTCACACTCAAACGCGCCGACGGAACGGGCGACACGGTGTTGCGAGTCGACATCGACGAACTAAGCAGCACCGGGATTTCATTCATGCCCGAAGGGTTGGAGAAACAACTCAACCCGCAACAGATGGCCGATTTGCTGGCGTATTTGAATGCGGTGGAGTAG
- a CDS encoding NADPH-dependent assimilatory sulfite reductase hemoprotein subunit has product MATDTKTDKASKPSKIEVLKEASQQLRGTIAEELAASEDHFTGDALQLLKFHGSYQQDNRDERGQKNEDGSRKGKSYSCMVRTRIPGGKVTAAQFLAELDLCEKYGNGTVRVTTRQGFQLHGVLKDNIKETIRAINDSQLTTFCACGDVERNVMCCPAPHKHSPVHDQMQALCDAIAEHLKPKTTSYYDIWLTDEAGEKTNATAQFQPVEEPIYGKTYLPRKFKTCVTLPEDNCVDIHSNDLGFLAIVEGDEIVGYNVLVGGGMGATPSAKKTFPYLAKPMAFVTPEQAVDVAEAVVKVQRDFGNRSDRKIARLKYLIADWGVEKFKTKVEEYYGQALPDPRPVVVTDVDDHLGWHEQGDGKWFVGINVPSGRIQDLEEARYKTGLRTILEKYGMETRLTALQSVLLCDIEPKDRDDITAILVAHGITAAEEMTPFRRLAIACPAWPTCGLAITESERALPSLIEEFEAELARQDLTDERISLHMTGCPNGCARPYTPDIGLVGKAAGEKYTLYLGGNAEGTRLAFIYEDMVPSTEIVPKLSPLFALFKEQRNAGESFGDFCDRLGQEELAAVAAT; this is encoded by the coding sequence ATGGCCACCGATACAAAAACGGACAAAGCGTCGAAGCCCAGTAAGATTGAAGTACTCAAAGAAGCCAGTCAACAACTGCGTGGGACAATTGCTGAGGAATTGGCGGCGAGTGAAGATCATTTCACCGGCGATGCATTGCAACTTCTGAAGTTTCACGGTTCCTATCAACAAGACAATCGCGACGAACGCGGGCAAAAAAACGAAGATGGTTCGCGCAAGGGCAAGTCATACAGCTGCATGGTCCGCACGCGGATTCCCGGTGGAAAAGTCACGGCTGCTCAATTTCTGGCCGAATTGGACCTCTGTGAGAAATACGGCAACGGCACGGTGCGGGTGACCACACGGCAAGGATTTCAACTGCACGGCGTGCTGAAGGACAATATCAAAGAGACGATCCGCGCCATTAACGACTCTCAACTCACGACGTTTTGCGCCTGTGGCGATGTGGAACGCAACGTGATGTGCTGCCCTGCGCCGCACAAACACAGCCCGGTGCACGATCAGATGCAGGCGCTCTGCGATGCCATCGCCGAACACCTGAAACCGAAAACAACCAGCTATTACGATATTTGGCTCACCGACGAAGCGGGTGAAAAGACCAACGCGACCGCCCAGTTCCAGCCGGTTGAAGAGCCGATTTATGGCAAAACATATCTACCGCGCAAATTCAAAACCTGCGTGACCTTGCCGGAAGATAACTGCGTCGACATTCACTCCAACGATCTTGGTTTCTTGGCAATCGTCGAAGGCGATGAAATCGTCGGATACAATGTCCTAGTGGGGGGTGGCATGGGTGCGACTCCCTCGGCCAAGAAAACATTCCCCTATCTCGCCAAACCCATGGCCTTCGTCACGCCTGAACAGGCCGTCGACGTGGCTGAGGCCGTTGTGAAAGTGCAACGCGACTTTGGAAACCGCTCTGACCGCAAAATCGCTCGGCTCAAATACCTGATCGCCGACTGGGGTGTGGAGAAGTTCAAAACCAAAGTCGAAGAATATTACGGCCAAGCACTGCCTGATCCGCGCCCTGTTGTGGTCACCGATGTCGATGACCATCTCGGTTGGCACGAACAAGGGGACGGCAAATGGTTCGTCGGAATCAACGTCCCCAGCGGACGTATTCAAGACTTGGAAGAAGCGCGGTACAAAACCGGCTTGCGGACAATTCTGGAAAAATACGGGATGGAAACACGGCTGACGGCGTTGCAAAGTGTTCTCCTTTGCGACATCGAACCCAAGGATCGCGACGACATCACAGCCATTCTGGTTGCTCACGGTATAACCGCCGCAGAGGAGATGACGCCGTTCCGTCGGCTCGCAATCGCCTGTCCCGCCTGGCCGACCTGCGGATTGGCGATTACCGAATCCGAACGCGCCTTGCCGAGTCTGATCGAGGAATTCGAAGCAGAGCTGGCACGGCAGGACCTGACGGACGAGCGGATTTCTCTGCACATGACCGGCTGCCCCAACGGCTGTGCTCGTCCCTACACGCCTGATATTGGACTCGTCGGCAAAGCGGCGGGCGAGAAATATACGCTGTACCTCGGAGGCAACGCCGAAGGAACGCGGTTGGCTTTTATTTACGAAGATATGGTCCCCTCAACGGAGATCGTGCCCAAACTCTCGCCACTGTTCGCCTTGTTCAAAGAACAACGCAATGCGGGGGAATCGTTTGGTGATTTTTGTGATCGTCTGGGACAAGAAGAATTGGCGGCGGTTGCAGCGACTTAA